In Phyllostomus discolor isolate MPI-MPIP mPhyDis1 chromosome 3, mPhyDis1.pri.v3, whole genome shotgun sequence, a single genomic region encodes these proteins:
- the LRRC26 gene encoding leucine-rich repeat-containing protein 26 → MLSPSFLSRPPPSLLLLLLLLLSPWPFWAATPMGTPGAPDCPEACACAPGGQANCSGRALPAVPAGLSPSVRALLLDHNHVRALPPGAFVGAGGLLRLDLRENGLRRVHARAFWGLGALQQLDLSANQLEALAPGTFASLRALCKLSLADNRLARLEPAALGALPLLRDLSLQDNELTALAPGVLAGLPALNSLRLRGNPWACGCALRPLCAWLRRHPRPAPEAETLLCVSPGLQTLSPLTAFSDIAFRRCVQSLAPRDLVVVYTLGPVSFFTSLAICLALGSVLTAWRARRQRAAACRRRRPPLNLGLAEASPADPGSPAATAQV, encoded by the exons ATGCTGAGCCCCTCCTTTCTCTCGCGGCCGCCTCCGtcgctgttgctgctgctgctgctgctgctgtcgcCGTGGCCATTCTGGGCGGCCACCCCCATGGGAACCCCGGGCGCCCCGGACTGCCCTGAGGCGTGCGCGTGCGCGCCGGGCGGCCAGGCCAACTGCTCAGGGCGTGCGCTGCCCGCGGTGCCCGCTGGCCTGAGCCCGAGCGTACGCGCGCTGCTGCTGGATCACAACCATGTGCGCGCGCTGCCGCCCGGAGCTTTCGTGGGCGCTGGCGGGCTGCTGCGCCTGGATCTGCGCGAGAACGGGCTGCGCCGGGTGCACGCTCGGGCCTTCTGGGGTCTGGGCGCGCTGCAGCAGCTGGATCTCAGTGCCAACCAGCTGGAGGCGCTGGCTCCTGGCACCTTCGCGTCCCTGCGCGCGCTGTGCAAACTCTCGCTAGCGGACAACCGGTTAGCGCGCCTGGAGCCCGCGGCGCTGGGCGCGCTCCCGCTGCTGCGTGACCTCAGCCTGCAGGACAACGAGCTGACTGCGCTCGCGCCCGGGGTACTGGCCGGCCTTCCCGCCCTCAACTCACTGCGCCTGCGCGGCAATCCCTGGGCCTGCGGCTGCGCTCTACGCCCGCTCTGCGCCTGGCTGCGCAGGCACCCGCGGCCCGCGCCAG AGGCCGAGACGTTGCTATGCGTGTCGCCGGGGCTCCAGACGCTCAGCCCCTTGACCGCCTTCTCCGACATCGCCTTCCGCCGCTGCGTGCAGTCCCTCGCCCCGCGGGACCTGGTCGTGGTCTACACGCTGGGGCCAGTCTCCTTCTTCACCAGTCTGGCCATCTGCCTGGCTCTGGGTTCCGTGCTCACCGCCTGGCGCGCGCGCCGCCAACGCGCCGCCGCCTGCCGCCGGCGGAGACCGCCTCTGAACCTTGGCCTCGCCGAGGCCTCCCCTGCGGACCCTGGGAGCCCCGCTGCCACCGCCCAAGTCTGA